In Pajaroellobacter abortibovis, the following are encoded in one genomic region:
- the dnaK gene encoding molecular chaperone DnaK, with protein MGKIIGIDLGTTNSVVAIMEGREPKVIVNEEGSRITPSVVAWDDKGEILVGQIAKRQAVTNPENTIFSAKRFIGRRFDEVQEETKRVPYKVVRGDNNTDSVFEIRGKKMTPPEVKARILMKLKKAAETYLRETLTEAVITVPAYFNDAQRQATKDAGRIAGLDVKRIVNEPTAAALAYGLDKKKDEVIAVYDFGGGTFDISILEVGDNVVQVISTNGDTHLGGDDIDNLIIDWIIAEFRKNSGIDISHDKMALQRLKEAAEKAKIELSSVQETPINLPFLTVGPGGPVHLDLRLSRAKLEQMMTPLIQRSMEPVRQALKDAKKTAKDIHEVVLVGGSTRIPLVKETVRKFFDKEPHQGVNPDEVVAIGAAVQAGVLSGDVKDMVLLDVTPLSLGVETLGGVMTTMIPRNTTIPTQKKEIFSTAADSQPSVEIHVLQGERAQARDNRTLGRFHLEGIMPAPRGIPKIEVTFDIDANGILSVHAKDTATGKDQKITITANSGLTEDEIQRMVKDATAHEAEDQIRKEQIERRNKLDNLCYTLEKMMGENKDKIPANDINTLESLIKEGREAVEKQDDEQIQSLIEKIEKESHRLASTTYSQSGDGAHPPHPSEETGGKKDDSVIDAEFEETDH; from the coding sequence ATGGGAAAAATTATCGGTATTGATTTGGGAACAACCAATAGCGTTGTCGCTATCATGGAAGGGCGAGAACCTAAGGTCATCGTCAATGAAGAAGGTTCACGGATCACCCCAAGCGTTGTTGCTTGGGATGACAAAGGAGAAATTTTAGTAGGTCAGATCGCGAAAAGACAGGCCGTTACCAATCCGGAAAACACAATCTTTAGCGCTAAAAGATTTATTGGTCGACGCTTCGACGAAGTTCAAGAAGAAACTAAACGGGTCCCTTACAAAGTAGTACGCGGAGACAATAACACGGATTCAGTATTTGAGATCAGAGGGAAGAAAATGACCCCCCCCGAAGTCAAAGCACGAATTCTGATGAAGCTAAAAAAAGCCGCGGAAACGTACTTGAGAGAGACTCTCACAGAGGCGGTGATCACAGTCCCAGCTTACTTTAACGATGCGCAGAGACAAGCCACCAAAGATGCGGGGAGGATTGCTGGTCTTGACGTCAAGCGGATCGTCAATGAACCGACCGCTGCCGCACTCGCCTACGGCCTCGACAAGAAAAAAGATGAGGTGATTGCAGTCTACGACTTCGGAGGAGGGACCTTTGATATTTCGATCCTCGAAGTAGGAGACAATGTCGTTCAAGTGATCTCGACAAATGGAGATACCCATTTAGGAGGAGACGATATTGACAACCTGATTATCGATTGGATCATCGCCGAGTTTCGAAAGAACTCAGGAATTGATATATCCCACGATAAAATGGCTCTTCAACGCCTTAAAGAAGCAGCAGAAAAGGCAAAAATTGAGCTTTCTTCAGTTCAGGAGACTCCGATCAATCTCCCCTTCCTTACTGTAGGACCGGGAGGACCAGTCCATCTCGACCTACGGCTATCGCGTGCCAAACTAGAACAAATGATGACTCCTCTAATTCAGCGGTCGATGGAACCTGTGCGACAAGCCCTCAAAGATGCCAAAAAGACGGCCAAAGACATCCATGAGGTGGTGCTTGTCGGAGGCTCTACCCGTATTCCCCTGGTTAAGGAAACCGTACGTAAGTTCTTTGACAAAGAGCCCCATCAAGGGGTCAATCCCGACGAAGTCGTTGCCATTGGAGCAGCCGTACAGGCAGGCGTTCTCTCTGGAGACGTCAAAGACATGGTCCTGCTCGATGTCACCCCCCTTTCCCTCGGCGTAGAAACACTGGGAGGAGTCATGACCACTATGATTCCGCGCAACACAACAATTCCTACTCAGAAGAAGGAGATCTTCTCCACGGCTGCAGATAGCCAGCCTTCTGTGGAAATTCACGTGCTTCAGGGGGAAAGAGCGCAGGCACGAGATAACCGTACCCTCGGACGATTTCATCTAGAAGGGATCATGCCTGCACCCCGAGGTATTCCTAAGATCGAAGTGACTTTCGACATCGATGCCAATGGTATTCTCTCTGTTCACGCGAAGGATACAGCGACTGGAAAAGATCAAAAAATCACGATTACAGCTAATTCTGGATTAACTGAGGATGAAATCCAGCGAATGGTTAAAGATGCAACTGCTCATGAAGCAGAAGATCAAATCAGGAAAGAACAAATTGAGCGCCGAAATAAATTAGACAATCTCTGTTACACGCTCGAAAAAATGATGGGAGAGAATAAAGATAAGATTCCCGCAAATGACATCAACACGCTAGAATCGCTGATCAAGGAAGGGCGAGAAGCTGTTGAAAAGCAAGACGATGAACAAATTCAATCCCTTATTGAAAAAATAGAAAAAGAATCACACCGACTAGCTAGTACCACGTACAGCCAATCAGGAGATGGAGCTCACCCTCCTCATCCCTCAGAAGAAACTGGAGGGAAGAAGGATGATAGTGTAATCGACGCAGAATTTGAAGAAACCGATCATTAA
- a CDS encoding HAMP domain-containing histidine kinase codes for MYTSLGGKIERRLALVILFTGAIPLGIAVYLANALFKEASAFWFNPEVGRHLDQGILLYKAYVQVIKEKAFYQAEKLWENPSIQKALLHQNQAAIQTHLDPLFDQDPNLVGVRVLEGDQIHFEFLKKHMSSSFGKRVFEVRKTFPLNPRVTLIALFSLEQEKFEHFAAGGAFVSHYHGLVHSRSELYQGYIKAFALLLGITILVTCTIGVLFAQGITRRISRLSQAMASVTKGDWSVRVPITGSDEMTELARFFNHMLDEMRTSHARIEYLMRLGAWQDIAKRLAHEIKNPLTPIQLAVQECHRQYTGNDPKYSKILNMTLEIVEEEIGILRRLVETFSNFARMPQAEVAPVDIGDFLRECAEQWNTYLETEDSFLSLSKEPTSSAPIGLHDLRIQWNISTRPMPTWIDHQMLRGALINLIRNAVEATQQYGEKTPAPSGEGQQESVTVRIHATPRGRQVCLHIEDSGPGIDPLLIPSIFEPYMTTKPEGTGLGLAIVKKIIMEHGGSIDVSASKNLGGACFTILLPMREDKPQAEVL; via the coding sequence GTGTATACTTCTTTAGGAGGAAAAATCGAACGGCGGCTTGCTCTTGTGATCTTATTCACAGGAGCAATCCCGCTAGGGATTGCTGTATACTTAGCGAACGCCCTGTTCAAAGAAGCTTCTGCTTTTTGGTTTAATCCCGAGGTAGGACGCCATCTCGATCAAGGTATTCTATTATACAAGGCCTATGTCCAAGTAATTAAAGAAAAAGCCTTTTATCAAGCAGAAAAGCTATGGGAAAATCCATCCATACAAAAGGCGCTCCTCCATCAAAACCAAGCTGCTATCCAAACCCATCTTGATCCGTTGTTCGATCAAGATCCCAACCTGGTGGGGGTGCGCGTCCTGGAAGGAGACCAAATACATTTCGAATTCCTTAAGAAACACATGTCCTCCTCTTTTGGCAAGAGGGTTTTCGAAGTCCGAAAAACATTCCCTCTAAATCCCCGTGTAACCCTGATCGCGCTCTTTTCACTAGAGCAAGAAAAATTCGAACATTTTGCCGCAGGAGGGGCATTCGTAAGCCACTATCACGGACTAGTCCACTCTCGCTCGGAGCTCTACCAAGGGTACATCAAGGCCTTTGCGCTTCTCTTGGGGATCACAATCTTAGTGACTTGCACCATCGGTGTTCTATTCGCACAGGGCATCACACGACGGATTTCAAGGCTCAGCCAAGCAATGGCCTCTGTCACCAAGGGAGATTGGTCTGTGCGGGTTCCGATTACTGGCTCAGATGAAATGACAGAATTAGCCCGATTCTTCAATCATATGCTCGATGAGATGAGAACCTCTCACGCACGCATCGAATATTTGATGCGCCTAGGAGCGTGGCAAGATATAGCAAAAAGACTGGCTCACGAGATTAAAAACCCATTAACCCCGATCCAACTTGCAGTTCAGGAGTGCCATCGACAGTACACAGGCAATGATCCGAAGTACTCAAAAATACTTAACATGACCCTCGAAATCGTAGAAGAGGAGATCGGTATCTTGCGGAGGCTTGTCGAAACATTTTCAAATTTTGCGCGGATGCCCCAGGCAGAGGTTGCACCTGTCGACATAGGCGACTTCTTGCGCGAATGCGCAGAACAATGGAACACCTATTTGGAAACAGAGGATAGCTTTCTGTCCCTCTCCAAAGAACCAACTTCAAGCGCACCGATAGGTCTTCACGACCTCCGCATCCAGTGGAATATCTCAACAAGGCCTATGCCTACTTGGATCGACCACCAAATGCTGAGAGGGGCTCTTATCAATCTCATTCGTAATGCTGTTGAAGCGACACAGCAATATGGAGAAAAAACTCCTGCTCCTTCAGGAGAAGGTCAACAAGAATCCGTCACCGTCCGAATTCATGCCACACCGCGGGGTCGTCAGGTTTGCCTCCACATTGAAGACAGTGGACCAGGGATCGATCCTCTTCTGATCCCTTCCATCTTCGAACCTTACATGACGACTAAGCCAGAAGGTACTGGACTAGGACTCGCCATCGTTAAGAAAATCATCATGGAGCATGGGGGATCCATAGATGTCAGCGCGAGCAAGAATTTGGGTGGGGCCTGCTTCACTATCCTTTTACCAATGCGCGAAGACAAGCCCCAGGCAGAAGTACTTTAA
- a CDS encoding cation:dicarboxylate symporter family transporter, producing MFRKMPLVLLILIASVSLLGNALPLALQSTFYAISLTIKSLILFLLPIIISGLIFNTAIQISHNTTKWILGLILLVFCSNFFSTFLSHYVGSFVYHFDSKTRLPEISSHLVPRWTFEILPFVSNDKALLSGLVAGILMGRCYPSKVDILAHQLKKIVSFLLSWTTYLIPLFVIGFIIKLQSDRVMTIILKDYTLIFGIIVIAQYGYILAWYFIASRGSQKEFALSIKNMLPAAITGLSTMSSAAAMPLTILGTEKNSRKPQLAQAIITSTVNIHLIGDCFAIPILAYAVMKSYGMSEPSLSTYLVFSLYFVLAKFSVAAIPGGGILVMLPILQTYFSFHAEMLSLITALYTLLDPVITCANILGNGAFAINIDRFLANQKLTSH from the coding sequence GTGTTTCGTAAGATGCCGCTTGTGCTTCTTATTTTAATCGCATCTGTCTCATTATTGGGAAACGCTTTGCCGCTCGCGCTGCAATCCACTTTTTACGCAATTAGTCTGACGATCAAATCGCTTATTCTTTTCTTGCTTCCTATTATTATCTCTGGACTCATTTTCAACACAGCGATTCAGATCTCCCACAACACCACAAAATGGATTCTTGGATTAATCCTTTTGGTCTTTTGTTCCAACTTTTTCTCTACTTTTCTGAGTCATTATGTTGGTTCGTTTGTCTATCATTTCGACTCAAAGACGAGACTTCCGGAGATTTCAAGCCATCTTGTCCCCCGATGGACCTTCGAGATTCTCCCTTTTGTAAGTAATGATAAAGCCCTCCTTTCTGGGCTAGTTGCAGGAATTCTGATGGGGCGTTGTTACCCTTCCAAAGTCGATATCCTTGCTCATCAACTTAAAAAAATTGTTTCTTTTCTTCTCTCCTGGACGACTTATCTGATCCCGCTATTTGTGATCGGATTCATTATAAAATTGCAGTCCGATCGCGTTATGACCATCATCTTGAAAGATTACACCCTTATTTTTGGGATTATCGTAATTGCTCAATATGGATACATTCTAGCGTGGTACTTCATTGCAAGTCGAGGTAGTCAAAAAGAATTTGCACTAAGTATAAAAAATATGCTCCCAGCAGCAATCACTGGACTAAGCACCATGTCCAGTGCAGCCGCCATGCCTTTGACCATTTTAGGTACAGAAAAAAATTCTCGAAAGCCACAATTAGCACAAGCAATTATCACATCAACCGTTAATATCCATTTGATCGGCGACTGCTTCGCAATTCCTATACTCGCCTATGCCGTGATGAAGAGCTACGGCATGAGCGAACCCTCACTGTCCACCTACCTTGTTTTCTCCCTTTACTTCGTGCTCGCTAAGTTTTCGGTAGCCGCTATCCCCGGAGGTGGGATTCTCGTCATGCTCCCCATCCTGCAGACCTATTTCTCATTTCACGCAGAAATGCTCTCTCTGATCACAGCGCTCTATACTTTACTCGATCCCGTGATTACGTGCGCCAATATTCTCGGGAATGGCGCCTTCGCAATAAACATCGACAGATTCCTCGCAAACCAAAAACTAACCTCGCATTAA
- the ggt gene encoding gamma-glutamyltransferase: MGSSESQAAFPLAARGATAAVATESEEATQAALVILKKGGNAVDAAITAALALGVTRPAASGLGGGMFALVYRARDGQIITLDAREKSPAKFNVEKFKDVSKNMQDQPVQKGRGITVGVPGEPAGLAWLSENYGRLPLKDAVAPAVELAENGFVVNPYLHHVIETHVNSLREEPALASLFLLPSGAPLAEGSKIKRLRLAKTLRQFGKKGVQAIYQGEIAQKIVQTVHSAGGEMSLDDLASYRPIKREPLKRVIQGRTIYTMGAPSAGGLMLIQMLLMFGAGPTSPLHSYGFNSSQYFYALLEGMRGSVVDRAYVVGDPDQGGFVLQAYQQALDSKRLRARKDLITQRKSRLSSTFATREGGTSHLIVTDAEGNIVSLTTTINSGFGSHLVARDTGILLNDQLNDFTLDSDLVSLPSSDLKEVVGDELNPNRPRPSARPVSSMMPTIIFAGDLPILAAGGTGGRRIATGVTQAILGRLIFGCEANACVSAPRIYVPGDSSVFVESDIPVDVRDNLKEEGVKCIHENFMHTSVQMLLWQYKVKGDKTISAASDPRKGGCALAY; the protein is encoded by the coding sequence TTGGGATCTTCTGAATCTCAAGCAGCTTTTCCTCTTGCTGCACGGGGTGCTACGGCTGCCGTTGCGACAGAAAGTGAGGAAGCGACTCAAGCGGCGCTCGTCATCCTTAAAAAGGGTGGGAATGCAGTGGATGCAGCGATTACAGCTGCACTTGCATTAGGTGTGACGAGACCGGCTGCTAGTGGTTTAGGAGGAGGGATGTTCGCGCTTGTGTATAGAGCACGCGATGGTCAGATCATTACTCTTGATGCTCGCGAGAAATCACCCGCCAAGTTCAATGTTGAAAAGTTTAAAGACGTATCTAAGAATATGCAAGACCAGCCGGTTCAGAAAGGCCGAGGAATTACTGTAGGTGTTCCTGGAGAACCTGCGGGATTAGCATGGCTAAGCGAAAACTATGGTAGGTTACCCCTCAAAGACGCTGTCGCTCCGGCTGTTGAATTGGCGGAGAACGGGTTTGTTGTCAATCCGTACCTGCACCATGTGATTGAGACGCATGTTAATTCCTTGCGTGAGGAGCCTGCACTCGCGTCCTTATTTCTTCTGCCAAGCGGCGCTCCTCTTGCAGAGGGTTCTAAAATCAAACGGTTACGATTGGCAAAGACTCTCCGTCAATTTGGAAAGAAGGGCGTTCAAGCAATTTATCAGGGAGAAATTGCACAGAAAATCGTTCAGACCGTTCATTCAGCAGGAGGGGAGATGAGTCTGGACGATCTGGCATCCTACCGGCCAATCAAGCGTGAACCTCTCAAGCGGGTGATTCAAGGACGTACTATTTATACGATGGGGGCACCTTCAGCAGGGGGGTTGATGTTGATTCAAATGCTTTTGATGTTTGGAGCTGGCCCCACCTCTCCTCTTCATTCCTATGGATTTAATTCGAGCCAGTATTTCTATGCCCTTTTGGAAGGAATGCGCGGCTCCGTTGTAGATCGCGCTTACGTTGTAGGGGATCCCGATCAAGGTGGGTTCGTTCTTCAGGCATACCAGCAAGCGCTTGATAGCAAACGGCTTCGTGCACGCAAAGATCTAATCACTCAAAGGAAATCTCGGCTGTCTTCTACCTTTGCAACAAGGGAAGGAGGGACAAGTCATCTCATTGTGACAGACGCAGAAGGGAACATTGTTTCTCTGACAACTACCATTAATTCTGGGTTTGGCTCTCATCTGGTTGCTAGGGATACAGGGATCCTGCTGAATGACCAACTCAATGACTTTACGCTCGATTCCGATCTAGTGAGCCTCCCTTCCTCTGATCTCAAAGAAGTAGTTGGCGATGAGTTAAATCCCAATCGTCCTCGCCCTTCCGCTCGTCCTGTCTCCAGCATGATGCCCACTATTATATTTGCTGGTGATCTTCCTATCCTTGCTGCGGGAGGGACAGGAGGTCGTCGGATTGCTACGGGTGTGACCCAGGCTATTCTAGGACGCCTTATTTTTGGTTGTGAAGCGAATGCTTGTGTCTCTGCGCCACGCATTTATGTGCCCGGAGATTCTTCTGTTTTTGTCGAATCAGATATTCCTGTGGATGTTCGCGATAACCTTAAAGAAGAGGGAGTAAAGTGCATCCACGAGAATTTCATGCATACCTCTGTCCAAATGTTGTTGTGGCAATATAAGGTCAAGGGGGACAAGACGATTTCGGCTGCAAGCGATCCGCGAAAAGGTGGTTGTGCGTTAGCTTATTAA
- a CDS encoding efflux RND transporter permease subunit: MWKRMVGKLVDFASNRPFLILLIASCLMGTSTWYARKLELKTDFLELLPRNSPSFMAYEHQLGRVGGGGTLLTVVESPDSKANARLIEDLSSALTDRMQTWDSCVAACSDDTCRLSQCGPRLISYFEKGTHAIKQFYEQNKWLYPSLSELEELDADIEYQIALHTGLVEHTEEEGEKQGAQSSDSLSEQVKRYRTRWEQKARQYNQFPQGYFSSPDGTRYVLVIVSESSGTGDAIGDRLIQEVSELVEKLHPKLYHPDMQVGYGGDLPNARAEKQSIENDVIWATLIPMLLIMGGLVFYFRSIWSLAILGVPAALGISCAYAYATAVYGYVNTAGAFLGAVILGNGVNYPIVLLARYVDFRARGQAPREALREAVFNAFRAELVGACVASIAYGSLSITQFRGFSQFGVIGFLGMLFVWMAIIPVVPALIVIQEKWQQFWQTRKAATALAFPQASYRGQVGWFVRWTMITLKRPVLCLTLAFLFTAIIVYKLPSYLRDPWEYDFSRLGSSSTHRTGPQVWSSKADQVFNRSLSVSGARLLADFPEQVPLLKAQILKNVEEDALFQRSLGYTDPPLIRNVITIDDFLPGSAEEQQQKQELWKRIRSRLTPAIMTQLSQEDRLQVEELLPPDHLHLLGPRDLPIQIQRKFMENNGVLGTLMYLQPREELNLQDGKIQLRISQIADNITLPDGTLVKTASRSTVFAEMLNSMHRDGPLASGVAFVAVLVVVILATRSVRGIISISLALFLGVVWMLGLTAWFNQKLNFLNFIALPITFGIGSEYPFNIFDRSRLLKGNIQEALERSAGAVALCSYTTTIGYGSLLVSDQQALQSFGRLAVMGEITCLLTALFVLPAFLQWRSKKSVKG; encoded by the coding sequence ATGTGGAAAAGAATGGTCGGCAAGCTTGTCGATTTTGCAAGTAATCGACCCTTTTTAATTCTTTTGATCGCTTCTTGTTTGATGGGTACGAGCACGTGGTATGCTCGTAAGCTCGAGCTCAAAACAGATTTTCTCGAATTACTTCCTCGGAATAGTCCTAGCTTTATGGCCTACGAGCATCAGTTGGGGCGTGTGGGGGGAGGGGGTACGCTGCTGACTGTTGTGGAATCTCCAGATTCGAAGGCCAACGCCCGGTTGATTGAGGATCTCTCTTCTGCGCTCACGGATCGAATGCAAACGTGGGATTCCTGCGTGGCGGCTTGCTCTGATGATACGTGTCGCCTATCTCAGTGTGGTCCTAGACTGATCAGTTATTTTGAAAAAGGGACACACGCTATCAAGCAATTTTATGAGCAGAACAAATGGCTTTATCCTAGCCTTTCAGAACTTGAAGAATTAGATGCGGATATCGAATATCAGATTGCGCTTCATACCGGTCTTGTCGAGCATACAGAAGAGGAAGGGGAAAAGCAGGGGGCTCAATCGTCTGACTCATTATCTGAGCAAGTCAAGCGTTATCGAACTCGGTGGGAACAAAAAGCACGCCAATACAATCAGTTCCCTCAAGGATATTTCTCCTCTCCAGACGGTACGAGATATGTCCTGGTTATCGTTTCAGAATCTTCCGGAACAGGGGATGCAATAGGGGACCGGCTGATTCAAGAAGTGTCGGAGTTGGTTGAGAAGCTCCATCCGAAGCTTTATCACCCCGACATGCAGGTGGGCTACGGCGGCGATCTGCCGAATGCGCGAGCGGAGAAACAATCGATTGAAAATGATGTGATATGGGCAACCTTAATCCCTATGCTGCTGATTATGGGGGGGTTGGTCTTCTATTTTCGCTCGATCTGGTCTCTCGCTATCCTTGGGGTCCCAGCTGCACTCGGCATTAGCTGTGCTTATGCCTATGCTACGGCTGTGTATGGATATGTCAATACCGCGGGGGCTTTTCTGGGGGCGGTTATTTTGGGAAACGGGGTCAATTATCCGATTGTTCTGTTGGCACGCTATGTTGATTTCCGAGCGCGTGGACAAGCCCCTCGAGAAGCTCTGCGAGAAGCTGTTTTTAATGCATTTCGAGCGGAATTGGTAGGCGCTTGTGTCGCTAGCATTGCGTATGGCTCGCTATCGATCACGCAATTCCGAGGATTTAGCCAGTTTGGGGTTATTGGATTTTTGGGGATGCTATTCGTTTGGATGGCGATTATCCCTGTCGTCCCAGCGCTTATTGTCATTCAGGAGAAATGGCAGCAGTTTTGGCAAACGAGAAAAGCGGCAACGGCACTAGCCTTTCCTCAAGCTTCTTATCGGGGGCAGGTGGGGTGGTTTGTCCGATGGACGATGATCACTTTGAAGAGACCTGTTCTCTGCTTGACCCTAGCCTTTCTTTTTACAGCGATTATTGTATATAAATTGCCTTCTTATCTTCGCGATCCGTGGGAATACGATTTTAGTCGATTAGGGTCCAGCAGTACTCATCGAACTGGACCTCAGGTATGGTCTTCTAAAGCGGATCAAGTGTTCAATCGATCTCTCAGTGTCTCTGGAGCTAGGCTTTTGGCTGATTTTCCTGAACAAGTTCCGCTTCTCAAAGCGCAAATTCTAAAAAATGTGGAGGAAGACGCGCTTTTTCAACGTTCTCTCGGATACACCGATCCACCGCTCATTCGGAACGTGATCACAATCGATGATTTTTTGCCTGGCTCAGCAGAGGAACAACAACAGAAACAGGAGCTATGGAAGCGTATTCGCAGCAGGCTGACCCCTGCGATCATGACTCAGCTGTCTCAAGAAGACCGATTGCAAGTGGAGGAACTTCTTCCCCCGGATCATTTGCATCTCCTTGGGCCTCGTGACCTTCCAATACAAATTCAACGAAAATTCATGGAAAACAATGGTGTATTGGGGACGCTGATGTACCTGCAACCGAGAGAGGAGCTCAATCTGCAGGATGGCAAGATTCAGCTCCGTATTTCCCAAATCGCAGACAATATTACCCTCCCAGACGGTACGCTGGTCAAAACAGCCAGCCGCTCCACAGTATTTGCTGAGATGCTTAACTCGATGCACCGCGATGGACCTTTGGCCTCTGGGGTCGCCTTTGTTGCGGTGCTCGTTGTGGTTATCCTAGCTACCCGTAGCGTTCGGGGTATCATCAGCATTTCTTTAGCGCTCTTTTTGGGCGTTGTATGGATGCTTGGCTTGACTGCTTGGTTCAATCAGAAGCTTAATTTCTTAAATTTTATTGCGCTGCCCATCACCTTTGGAATCGGTTCGGAATATCCCTTCAATATTTTCGATCGCTCGCGTTTATTAAAAGGGAATATTCAGGAAGCACTCGAGCGTTCTGCAGGAGCCGTAGCGCTGTGCAGCTATACAACCACCATCGGTTACGGATCCCTGCTCGTTTCGGATCAACAAGCGCTGCAATCATTTGGAAGGCTTGCTGTGATGGGTGAAATTACCTGTCTCTTAACGGCTCTTTTCGTTCTTCCTGCTTTTCTGCAGTGGAGGAGCAAAAAAAGCGTGAAGGGATAG
- a CDS encoding glycosyltransferase, producing MAWEPAQGNANDQEQMSPRQELVRQLITCGVEVKVVKVSSTERYGGLGFLKGLWLSFQLKNRGYDILVGDERCWKCILPLFFLLRKRSICLLWVDYPECWQIKKKLHKFFMVNVLSATIACARSVITLSRGTSARLLIDHLAWQLHTFDPPTGWLPLVGTRKRSLCSAGVNLVAILSLGASGSVQVILEALKLIRSPDVVLRLVMWIPDAYSSREKQEVQRWVNQSDYLTQHVVWVNVYGGVPPERRRERLAIEIAHADVLVFGARHAQDIQWVMEAYRQGTPVLIPEIGMLPRIARDKRGALVASSERKKGVADLLHRFIQDSELRQKLYQEARTQREILWAQPSSTGEKLYTLFCQFQNQERAVNLPD from the coding sequence ATGGCTTGGGAACCAGCACAAGGAAATGCGAATGATCAGGAACAAATGAGCCCTCGCCAGGAGCTGGTGCGCCAGTTGATTACTTGTGGGGTCGAGGTGAAAGTGGTCAAGGTTTCCTCTACTGAACGGTATGGGGGGTTGGGATTCTTGAAGGGATTGTGGCTGAGCTTTCAGCTAAAAAACCGAGGGTATGATATCCTCGTGGGGGATGAGCGTTGCTGGAAATGTATCCTCCCTCTGTTTTTCCTTCTCCGAAAGCGCTCTATATGTCTTCTTTGGGTCGATTATCCTGAGTGTTGGCAGATTAAAAAGAAACTGCACAAATTCTTCATGGTGAACGTCTTATCAGCAACCATTGCCTGCGCTCGTTCGGTAATTACTCTCAGCCGGGGTACGTCTGCTCGACTCCTTATCGATCATTTGGCTTGGCAACTTCACACCTTCGATCCCCCCACTGGCTGGCTCCCTTTAGTAGGGACCCGCAAGCGTTCTCTTTGTTCGGCTGGTGTGAATCTGGTGGCTATTCTATCATTGGGTGCAAGCGGAAGTGTGCAAGTGATTTTGGAAGCTCTCAAATTAATACGGTCTCCCGATGTCGTACTTCGTTTGGTGATGTGGATCCCTGATGCTTACTCCTCTCGAGAGAAGCAGGAGGTGCAGCGCTGGGTGAATCAATCTGATTATCTTACTCAGCATGTAGTGTGGGTAAATGTTTACGGTGGGGTACCGCCGGAAAGGAGGAGGGAGCGATTGGCCATCGAGATTGCCCATGCGGATGTGCTTGTCTTTGGTGCTAGACATGCACAAGATATCCAGTGGGTCATGGAAGCCTATCGTCAAGGGACCCCCGTTTTGATCCCTGAGATTGGCATGTTGCCTAGAATTGCTCGCGATAAACGGGGAGCGCTGGTTGCTAGCTCTGAAAGGAAGAAAGGCGTCGCCGACCTGTTGCATCGTTTTATACAGGATTCTGAGCTGAGGCAAAAACTTTACCAGGAAGCTAGAACACAGAGAGAAATTTTGTGGGCACAGCCATCTTCGACAGGTGAGAAGTTGTATACTTTATTTTGCCAATTTCAGAATCAAGAGAGGGCAGTAAACTTACCTGACTGA